Proteins from one uncultured Desulfuromonas sp. genomic window:
- a CDS encoding DUF2760 domain-containing protein: MPVLTLFTIAVLSTLFYAEVPVQFQQPMQMAALVLLLLQLVQSLLKMGKTPAPAQTPEPESVEEPQPAAAVQYDSSDDCDAAVVQLMARLQEKGRLIDFVMDDISAYDNESVGAAARIVHQGCCDVVADYFTIAPVHGGEEMEEIRLEENYDSSQYRLTGQVPDQPPYEGQVLHRGWKTTSINRPQMADVADAPSLKEIIAPAEVEVTH, translated from the coding sequence ATGCCCGTATTAACGCTTTTTACGATTGCTGTCCTCAGCACGTTGTTTTACGCCGAAGTTCCCGTCCAATTCCAACAGCCGATGCAAATGGCCGCACTGGTTTTGCTGCTGCTGCAACTGGTGCAGTCGTTGCTCAAAATGGGCAAAACTCCAGCACCAGCTCAAACACCTGAGCCAGAGTCCGTTGAGGAGCCGCAACCCGCTGCCGCTGTCCAATATGACAGCAGTGACGACTGTGATGCCGCCGTGGTTCAACTCATGGCGCGCCTCCAGGAGAAGGGTCGCCTGATCGATTTTGTCATGGACGATATCTCCGCCTATGACAACGAATCGGTGGGAGCGGCAGCCCGTATTGTCCACCAGGGGTGCTGTGACGTTGTTGCCGACTATTTCACCATTGCGCCGGTTCACGGTGGCGAGGAGATGGAAGAGATCCGCCTGGAGGAGAACTACGACAGCAGCCAATACCGCCTGACCGGTCAGGTTCCCGACCAACCGCCCTACGAAGGTCAGGTTCTGCATCGGGGCTGGAAGACCACCTCGATCAACCGTCCACAAATGGCCGATGTCGCGGATGCGCCCAGCCTCAAGGAGATCATTGCTCCAGCCGAGGTGGAAGTCACCCACTAA
- a CDS encoding MlaE family lipid ABC transporter permease subunit: MRLVALLGHHTLHFLETAGRFGLFLLVSVYSMIKPPYKVKPIVRQIHFIGANSLFVILFTGLFTGMVLGLQGYYTLAKFGSVGFLGGAVSLSLIRELGPVLAALMVIGRAGSAICAEVGIMRNSEQIDALECMAIDPISYLIVPKLVAGLIAMPLLTAIFDVIGIFGGFMIGVQLFDVSVGSYFQGMYSSVVWLDIEMGLVKSLVFGLLLVWICAAKGFYLHRERGGGFGAEGVSRTTTSAVVLASVSVLVWDYLISAILL, encoded by the coding sequence ATGAGACTTGTTGCATTACTCGGGCATCACACGTTGCATTTTTTGGAAACTGCCGGACGGTTCGGCCTGTTCCTGCTCGTTTCTGTTTATTCCATGATCAAGCCTCCTTATAAAGTGAAGCCGATTGTGCGCCAGATCCATTTTATCGGTGCCAACTCACTGTTTGTCATCCTGTTCACCGGCCTGTTTACGGGGATGGTCTTGGGATTGCAAGGCTACTATACGCTGGCGAAATTTGGCTCGGTGGGATTTCTCGGTGGCGCGGTGTCATTGAGTTTGATCCGCGAACTGGGCCCGGTTTTGGCGGCACTGATGGTGATCGGTCGCGCCGGTTCGGCTATTTGTGCCGAGGTGGGCATCATGCGCAACAGTGAGCAGATCGATGCGTTGGAATGTATGGCCATTGATCCAATCAGTTACCTGATTGTTCCCAAACTGGTGGCCGGTTTGATCGCCATGCCGTTGCTGACGGCGATTTTCGATGTGATCGGCATTTTTGGCGGGTTCATGATCGGTGTGCAGTTGTTTGATGTCAGTGTTGGATCATACTTTCAAGGCATGTATTCCAGCGTGGTGTGGCTTGATATTGAAATGGGCCTGGTCAAGTCGCTGGTGTTCGGACTCCTGTTGGTGTGGATTTGCGCCGCTAAAGGATTTTATCTCCACCGCGAACGGGGTGGCGGTTTTGGTGCCGAAGGGGTCAGTCGCACCACCACCAGTGCGGTGGTGCTGGCGTCGGTCTCTGTTTTGGTGTGGGATTACCTGATCAGTGCGATTTTGTTGTAA
- a CDS encoding ATP-binding cassette domain-containing protein, translating into MTTEREIVIELNQVEKSFGEQKVLDGVTLQVKAGTTTVIVGASGQGKSVILKHMLGLMTPDAGEVRVFGEDLSRANKHKLRQIRSYFGVLFQNVALFDSMSVYDNVALPLRERTHDNEAMIRDNVEEKLALMGLEGHGKKFPAQLSGGMQKRVGLARALVLNPKVVFFDEPTTGLDVSKSNEIYRLFFETQARLNYTAVIVSHDVPKIFKLSDYVALMAEGKLQGCMSPEAFQLSDNPLIRSFVTETMGPIYSSETEESLLYETL; encoded by the coding sequence ATGACGACAGAGCGCGAAATTGTTATTGAACTGAATCAGGTTGAAAAGTCTTTTGGCGAACAGAAGGTGCTTGATGGCGTGACCCTGCAGGTGAAAGCCGGAACCACCACTGTTATTGTCGGGGCCAGCGGCCAGGGCAAAAGCGTCATCCTCAAACACATGCTGGGTCTGATGACGCCTGATGCCGGCGAGGTGCGGGTGTTCGGTGAAGATCTCAGCCGGGCCAATAAACACAAACTGCGTCAGATCCGCAGTTATTTTGGGGTGTTGTTTCAAAATGTCGCTCTGTTTGATTCCATGTCCGTGTATGACAATGTGGCCCTGCCGCTGCGTGAGCGCACCCATGACAACGAAGCGATGATTCGTGACAACGTTGAGGAGAAACTGGCTTTGATGGGGCTGGAGGGGCATGGCAAGAAGTTTCCCGCGCAACTCAGCGGCGGCATGCAGAAGCGTGTTGGCTTGGCCCGGGCTCTGGTGCTCAATCCAAAGGTGGTGTTTTTTGATGAACCGACCACCGGTCTAGATGTCAGTAAAAGTAATGAAATCTACCGGCTGTTTTTTGAGACCCAGGCACGACTCAATTATACCGCCGTTATTGTCAGTCATGATGTGCCGAAGATTTTTAAATTATCCGATTATGTGGCCCTGATGGCCGAGGGGAAGTTGCAGGGATGTATGTCCCCGGAAGCCTTTCAGCTTTCTGATAACCCGCTGATTCGCTCGTTTGTGACCGAAACCATGGGGCCCATTTACAGTAGTGAAACGGAGGAGTCTCTGCTCTATGAAACGCTTTAA
- the mlaD gene encoding outer membrane lipid asymmetry maintenance protein MlaD: MKRFNLEIVVGLFMLLGFASVVYLSVKLGDVSLFDNDHYRVKARFGSVSGLKLGASVQIGGVDIGKVATISLDPKSYDAVVTLDIKNGIELQDDCIASVRTSGIIGDRYLSILPGGSPMVIEEGGEIFETESAINLEELLSKYIFENN; this comes from the coding sequence ATGAAACGCTTTAACCTGGAGATCGTTGTTGGTCTTTTTATGTTGTTGGGCTTTGCCAGCGTGGTCTATCTGTCGGTCAAGCTGGGCGATGTCTCCTTGTTTGATAACGACCATTACCGGGTCAAGGCGCGTTTTGGATCCGTGTCCGGGTTGAAACTCGGAGCCAGTGTCCAGATCGGTGGTGTTGATATCGGCAAAGTGGCGACCATTTCGTTGGACCCGAAAAGTTATGATGCCGTGGTGACTCTGGATATCAAAAACGGCATTGAGCTGCAGGATGACTGTATCGCCTCGGTGCGCACGTCAGGCATCATCGGTGATCGCTATCTCAGTATTCTGCCGGGTGGTTCCCCGATGGTGATTGAGGAGGGTGGCGAAATTTTCGAAACAGAATCGGCCATTAACCTCGAAGAGTTATTAAGCAAATATATTTTCGAAAATAATTAG
- a CDS encoding VacJ family lipoprotein, which produces MKRVVAIFLFMMLCLSAVATSAVAAEEQPAPPLDLYGDLYGDELSEPPTGDPLEVVNRGVFWFNDKMYFYLLKPVARGFRVVPEPARVGLGNMLDNVKSPIRAANALLQLKFKDCGTELGRLVVNTTLGIFGFYDAADIIWSIKKKDEDFGQTLGYYGVEEGFYLVLPFLGSSTLRDSLSLFPDRYADPVFWAVRQEAAWGITGANVVNRLSLDKDTYESIVEEQLDPYLFVRDAYLQNRAADVKE; this is translated from the coding sequence ATGAAACGAGTGGTGGCTATTTTCTTGTTCATGATGTTGTGTCTTTCGGCTGTTGCGACATCTGCTGTCGCGGCGGAAGAACAACCGGCTCCGCCGTTGGATTTGTACGGTGATCTCTACGGTGATGAACTCAGCGAACCTCCCACGGGAGACCCGCTGGAAGTCGTTAATCGGGGCGTTTTCTGGTTTAACGATAAGATGTATTTTTATCTGCTCAAGCCGGTTGCTCGCGGTTTTCGCGTTGTTCCCGAGCCGGCCCGTGTCGGCCTGGGCAATATGCTTGATAATGTCAAATCACCGATCCGGGCAGCCAATGCCCTGCTGCAGTTGAAGTTCAAGGACTGTGGCACAGAATTGGGGCGTCTGGTCGTCAATACGACATTGGGCATTTTCGGGTTTTACGATGCGGCCGATATCATCTGGTCCATCAAGAAGAAAGATGAAGATTTTGGCCAAACACTGGGCTATTATGGCGTGGAAGAGGGCTTTTACCTAGTGTTGCCCTTTTTAGGGTCGTCGACACTGCGGGATAGCTTATCTCTGTTTCCTGATCGTTATGCCGATCCGGTGTTCTGGGCGGTACGCCAGGAAGCCGCCTGGGGGATTACGGGAGCCAATGTGGTCAATCGTCTCTCCCTGGACAAGGATACCTACGAAAGTATCGTCGAAGAACAACTCGATCCCTACCTGTTTGTGCGTGACGCTTATCTGCAGAACCGCGCCGCCGATGTTAAAGAGTAG
- a CDS encoding ABC transporter substrate-binding protein, with protein sequence MIKYIACLFLCTVLGAGVAIAQPDPVSPRVEVQTTVDEILNQLRTLPADSPQRRETISGLIREQFDFELMSQGALGRSWLTANSEQRQKFIELFTGLLEETYLGRIQSYTNEKISYGEEEIRQNRAVVETVIQTASVEIPISYKLLLQNNDWQVYDVIIENVSLIRNYRSSYATILRRKGMDGLLEEMKEKLDSLHQRADVAQKDAA encoded by the coding sequence ATGATAAAATATATCGCGTGTTTATTTCTTTGTACCGTGCTTGGCGCTGGCGTTGCCATTGCGCAGCCCGATCCGGTCAGCCCGCGGGTCGAAGTGCAAACCACGGTGGATGAAATTCTTAATCAGCTGCGGACGTTGCCGGCCGACAGCCCGCAACGTCGTGAGACCATCAGTGGTCTAATCCGGGAACAGTTCGATTTTGAGCTGATGTCCCAAGGGGCTCTGGGGCGTAGCTGGCTGACGGCCAACTCCGAACAGCGCCAGAAGTTTATCGAACTGTTTACCGGCCTGCTCGAAGAGACCTATCTTGGCCGGATTCAATCCTACACCAACGAAAAAATCAGTTATGGTGAGGAGGAAATTCGTCAGAATCGGGCCGTGGTTGAAACGGTAATCCAGACCGCCTCGGTGGAAATTCCCATCTCCTACAAGTTGCTTTTACAGAACAACGATTGGCAGGTGTATGACGTCATCATTGAAAATGTCAGCCTGATTCGCAACTATCGCAGCAGCTATGCCACCATCCTGCGTCGTAAAGGGATGGACGGCCTGCTTGAGGAGATGAAGGAGAAACTCGACAGCCTGCATCAACGTGCCGATGTGGCGCAGAAGGATGCCGCATGA
- a CDS encoding cyclic nucleotide-binding domain-containing protein — protein MILTTPDDQCLRMKREFRFFHFLDEQDVSLLSPYFECRKLQQGDNLWLEGDRSSFVAFIVDGRIETKKETEFRGKQVVVGVYSHESLIGIVSILSNEPRPVTATALEESHVLLLHKAKFDEINQNSPELGGKLMKGMLFCLSMRLRQSYERLASIF, from the coding sequence ATGATTCTCACCACTCCCGATGATCAATGTTTGCGGATGAAGCGGGAATTCCGCTTCTTTCATTTTCTCGATGAGCAGGATGTATCGTTGTTGTCGCCCTATTTCGAATGTCGCAAGTTGCAGCAGGGGGATAACCTGTGGCTTGAGGGTGATCGCAGCAGTTTTGTCGCTTTTATTGTCGATGGACGCATTGAGACCAAAAAAGAGACCGAGTTTCGTGGCAAGCAGGTGGTGGTTGGAGTTTACAGCCATGAATCGCTGATCGGTATTGTCAGTATTCTGTCCAATGAGCCTCGTCCGGTGACGGCAACCGCGCTGGAGGAAAGCCACGTGCTGTTGTTGCATAAAGCGAAGTTTGACGAGATTAATCAGAACTCCCCCGAGCTGGGCGGTAAGCTGATGAAGGGGATGTTGTTCTGCCTGTCGATGCGCTTGCGCCAATCCTACGAACGTCTGGCGTCGATTTTTTAA